From the Patescibacteria group bacterium genome, one window contains:
- a CDS encoding VIT1/CCC1 transporter family protein, producing the protein MAGDKDQLRSEEKKKKQYFKLVENKQYQEAEKVWHRLHQGTYIGDLVFGANDGIITTFAVVAGAAGALLSPGIIIILGLANLIADGFSMGASNFLSLRSQRDFVKLQRKKEEWEVKHFPEIEREEIRSILLHWGIPREHVEPATNAITRDEKRWVDLMMREELDLKEEEPGSPAQHGFATFLAFIIAGFFPLIPYLLPQVPNQFLLSSVVAGVAFFGVGAARSLVTAAPPLKAGLEMLLIGGLAAAVAFGIGFAIKTLFGIVV; encoded by the coding sequence ATGGCGGGGGACAAAGACCAGCTTCGCTCCGAAGAAAAGAAAAAGAAGCAGTACTTTAAGTTAGTAGAGAACAAACAGTACCAGGAAGCAGAGAAGGTATGGCACAGATTGCACCAGGGTACCTATATTGGTGATCTGGTGTTTGGGGCCAATGACGGCATCATTACCACCTTTGCTGTGGTTGCGGGAGCTGCGGGAGCCCTGCTTTCCCCGGGGATTATTATCATTCTTGGGTTGGCAAACCTCATTGCAGACGGGTTTTCCATGGGAGCTTCAAATTTTCTTTCCCTGCGTTCACAGCGGGATTTTGTGAAGCTCCAGCGCAAAAAGGAAGAGTGGGAAGTGAAGCATTTCCCTGAGATTGAGCGGGAAGAAATTAGGAGCATCCTGCTCCACTGGGGGATTCCGAGAGAGCATGTGGAACCTGCCACGAACGCCATCACAAGAGACGAGAAACGCTGGGTTGATTTAATGATGCGAGAAGAGCTGGACCTCAAAGAAGAAGAGCCCGGTTCTCCTGCACAGCATGGGTTTGCAACTTTTCTTGCCTTTATCATTGCAGGATTCTTTCCCCTAATCCCCTACCTTTTGCCGCAGGTTCCCAACCAGTTTTTGCTATCAAGTGTGGTAGCGGGAGTCGCCTTTTTTGGAGTGGGAGCTGCCAGGAGTTTGGTGACTGCAGCCCCACCCTTGAAAGCAGGATTGGAAATGCTTTTGATTGGAGGACTTGCCGCTGCCGTGGCATTCGGCATCGGGTTTGCGATAAAGACACTATTTGGCATTGTGGTATAA
- a CDS encoding acylphosphatase — translation MLDNKRVHLLISGRVQGVLFRQHARTKALELGLAGFAKNLIDGKVEIIVEGPKGKVEEFVEWAKSGPLLARVDNVEMAEEEYTGEFEDFVVREFGF, via the coding sequence ATGTTAGATAACAAAAGAGTTCACCTCTTGATTTCAGGAAGGGTGCAGGGAGTATTATTTCGCCAGCATGCCAGAACAAAGGCGTTAGAGCTTGGTTTAGCGGGCTTTGCAAAGAATCTTATTGACGGCAAAGTGGAGATTATTGTTGAAGGCCCAAAAGGAAAAGTGGAGGAGTTTGTAGAGTGGGCAAAGAGCGGACCTTTACTCGCCAGGGTGGACAATGTGGAAATGGCAGAAGAGGAATATACCGGGGAGTTTGAGGATTTTGTTGTGCGTGAGTTTGGCTTTTAA
- a CDS encoding quinone-dependent dihydroorotate dehydrogenase has translation MLYKLLIRPLLFALSTGDAERAHKLVITLLHYLGTPHVLSQAVGNFLRVDDPVELLGIRFPNRVGLAAGLDKDARAIWALSALGFGFLEVGTVTAKEQAGNPRPRIFRFPKDEALINAMGFNNHGAAKMMQTLSRSGKPLIPIGISLGKSKVVDPEDLGAVIEDHLYSLLLLHQFGDYFALNVSSPNTPGLRGLQGKEQLSTLLKALQAKLIALAQGQQPKPLLVKIAPDLTPDAIDDVLQVCADESVPGIIATNTTLSREGLSSPTDVSGGLSGRPLTDKALSVVRHVRRQAPNLLIIGVGGIFTIDDARRMIEVAGADLVQLYTGLIYEGPSLPRKIARGVKFAPSRIASPSL, from the coding sequence ATGCTGTACAAATTACTGATCCGGCCGCTCCTATTTGCGCTCTCAACAGGAGATGCAGAGAGGGCACACAAGCTGGTCATCACCCTGCTTCACTACCTTGGGACGCCACATGTGCTCTCCCAGGCCGTAGGAAACTTCCTCAGGGTAGATGACCCTGTTGAGCTGCTCGGGATTCGCTTCCCGAACCGCGTGGGCCTGGCAGCGGGTCTTGACAAAGACGCCCGTGCCATATGGGCGCTCTCAGCTCTTGGGTTTGGGTTTTTGGAAGTTGGCACCGTAACTGCAAAGGAGCAGGCGGGGAACCCGAGGCCACGCATCTTTAGATTCCCGAAAGACGAGGCACTCATCAATGCCATGGGATTCAACAACCATGGAGCAGCAAAGATGATGCAAACCTTGTCTCGCTCGGGAAAACCACTCATTCCCATAGGCATCAGCTTGGGCAAGTCAAAGGTGGTGGACCCAGAAGACCTGGGGGCAGTTATCGAAGACCACCTCTACTCGCTTCTGCTGCTCCACCAGTTCGGGGATTACTTCGCTTTAAACGTCAGCTCTCCGAACACCCCGGGCTTAAGAGGACTCCAGGGCAAAGAACAGCTCTCAACACTCCTTAAAGCCCTCCAAGCGAAGTTGATTGCCTTGGCGCAAGGACAACAGCCAAAGCCCTTGCTCGTCAAGATTGCCCCTGACCTCACGCCAGATGCCATAGACGATGTGCTCCAGGTGTGTGCGGATGAGAGCGTTCCAGGAATAATCGCAACCAATACCACCCTGAGCAGGGAAGGGCTCAGTTCTCCAACCGACGTTTCTGGTGGCTTGAGCGGGAGACCTCTCACAGACAAGGCACTCTCGGTAGTGCGCCATGTACGGAGACAAGCTCCCAATCTTCTCATCATTGGCGTTGGGGGCATCTTCACTATTGACGATGCCCGACGCATGATAGAAGTTGCGGGAGCTGACCTCGTGCAACTCTACACAGGGCTGATCTACGAAGGGCCCTCCCTTCCGCGAAAGATAGCACGGGGAGTAAAGTTTGCTCCTTCTAGAATCGCGTCGCCGAGTCTTTAG